TCGCGCGCGATGGTGTAATCAACCGCGATCGTGCCGCGTTGCTCGACCACCTGATCGGCGGTAAACAGCCGTAAAATCCCTGCGAACCGCGGACTATTGAACCAGTCGCGGGTGGCCTTGACCTCTTCAGAAAATGTGCTCATGCTTCCCTCCTCTTTCCTAACGGCACGCAGCCGATATGGTGTCAAGATTTTCGGTGATGCGCACGCCCGTATTTTTGTAGGCGTCCAGATACTGAGCGATCCGCTGCCGGGCAACCCCGAGATCCTCATTGTTGAGATTGATATTCAGCAGATCGATATACCAGGGCGCTTTGACCGGATCGAGGACATAAGCTTCAACAATGGCGCGCGCAATCGGCAGGGTCGTGATCTTGGAGGCATCGTAGACGTCACGGTTATTCGCCGCGAGGAGCTTGGCGTATTCCTCTTCGAGCAGACGGTTGAAAATCTCAAGGTTGAAAACGTCACCGGCTTTGAGTCCGCTTTCGGTATCATCTTCAGTCAGCGCGGCGCCTTTGTGGATCCATTCCCACAGAATGCTCAGGCGTATCTCGCCGGTCGCCATATCTTCCATCAGATAGAGGATGTCATCGTTGCCGAAAAAGTCGGCCGGTTTAAGCGCCGCCGCCTGCATCCCCTGACCGAAGGCGTTGCCATACTGCAGCGCCACACTCAAAAGGTTGCGTGCGCCGCGTACGGTGCGTGGCGCAGGTTCCAGCAGGGTCAGGCCAGCGGCATCCTCAGCCGTGTAGCCGAGCGGCGCAAAATTGCGCCCGAGCTGGTTCGCCTCACCGACCACTTCCCAGACCGGGCGGATGATATGCGCCATCTTCCAGTGCGCAATCCACTTGCCACTGGCCCCCTCACGCTGCTCGCGTTCGGCGCCGGCCTTGGCCTTTTTCATGCTGCTCGCGACGCCTTCTTTTGAACCGACCGGAATATTCGGCTCCATCCCCCCCTGCCAGAGGGCAAAGTTGCCTTTGGCGTCCGGAGTGTTCACCGCGCGGCGCACGCGATCTTCGTAGTTGCGCATGTAGCCGTAAGTCATGACGATCGATTCGATGTTGGGATTGACAAAGTCCATGTCCCAGCTGGTGGCGTCGGAGACGCTGTTGATGTAGTCCCAGCGACCGGTGTTGAAACCGACGAAATGCAGACCCAGAGCCGCGCGAATCTCCATCAGCTGGAATGTCTGCTCCAGCTGTTCGACCAGCACGTAGACCTTGATCGTACCTTCAGCCAGACTCAGATGCCCTTCGAGGGCGGTCAGCATCCGGCTCCAGAAACCGGCCTCTTCGGCGGTCTGAATTTTGGGCAGGTAGAGAACGATGGAGGAACCGTCCTTGAGCAGATTCTTATAGTTATTGACCACATAGAGGCACATGTCGACGGCGGAGGCGGAGAGCGACTGGCCATCCACGCGGATATGCCGGTCGTCCAGGTGCAGTCCGCGCGCACGGAAGATTTTGGTCGTGAAGTCGAGTTGACTTCGCCAGTCGGCGATGATCTCGCGGCCGAAGAACTCACGCGCCCAGGCGTTCATTTCAACGGCGACCTGTTCGGCTACTTCATAAAAGAGAGGATCACGGGCGATGGCCAGCTTGAGGCTGCGCTGGTTGTCAAGGGACATGGTGGTGATCTGACCCAGGGCATCCTCACCGTCAAACATCCAGCCGTCGGCACCCGAGAGCAGGGCATAGGCGACATTCCTCAGGTTCGCCTTGACCGGGGAGTTCGGCTTGGCGGCCGGACCCGTTCCCTGAATCCACTGCCGTTGCAGGTCATGGGGGATAACGGCGCCAACAAACTTGCCATCCCGCGCATCCTGGACCCGAATACCGGTCCCCTGAATGACAGCATCAGGGGCAAGAAAACCGATAGCTTTGCGCTCCTTGATGCGTGCGGTACGGCGCTTGGTGCGCTCCATCATCAGACGCTTCTGTTCAGCGTTGAACTGCGACATGAAGGTCAGGGCGACAAGTGCTTCCGGTGTGTAGATGTCGGCATAGTCTGCCGCCAGATTGTCCCGGATCTGCAGCTGCGGGTCGCCGTTGGTCTTTGCTGTGGTCCTCATCGGGTCCTCCCCCTGCTACGATGAACGTCGGTTCACCGTAGGCTGTATGTGGTGGCTTTGATATATGACTATTTTGGTCATTTAATCCGTTGAAGGTCTCTAAGTCAATACATTCCTAAAATTATGTTTAATTTTATTTTAGATTGCCCCCCGAAGAGCTACAAAATTAACCCAGAGCCTTCTGCATGGCAGACAACGCGACCCCTGATGTAATATCGGCGCCCATGTCGCTCAACACCGCTTCGAGTGCGCCGATACACAGCAAGATATTCTCCGCCCGGCTGGAGTGCCCCATCAGGCCGATGCGCCAGACCTTGCCGGCCAGGGCACCGAGACCGGCACCGATCTCCAGGTTGTATTCACCCAACAGACGACCGCGCACCACTGCCTCATCAACCCCGGCGGGAATAGTCACGGCGTTCAACTGCGGGAGGCGTTCCCCCTCTTTGACGATAAACTTCAGCCCCATGGCCTCCAGTCCCGCCCTGAGCGCCAGATGGTTCTTGTGATGTCGCGCCCAGGCGTTTTCCAACCCCTCTTCCTGCAGCATCAGCAACGACTCATGCAGGGAATAGAGGGCGTTGATCGGGGCGGTATGATGATAGGCGCGCCGGGTTCCGCTGCCCCAATAGCCCATGACCAGGGTCAGGTCCAGAAACCAGCTTTGCACCCTGGTTTTGCGAGTGAGGATCTTCTCCTGCGCACGCTCGTTGAAGCTCACCGGCGACAAACCCGGCGTGCAGGAGAGACATTTCTGTGAACCGGAGTAGATAGCGTCGATCCCCCACTCATCCACCTTGAGCGGGGTGCCGCCCAGCGAGGTCACGGCGTCAACGATGGTCAGGCAGTCATGCGCATGCGCCAGCGTGACCAGCGCGGCGACATCCGACTGGGCCCCGGTCGATGTTTCGGCCTGGACCATGGCGATAATTTTCGCATCGGGATGCGCCTTCAGCGCTTCCTCGAGTTTGCCGATATCAATCGCTTCGCCCCAGGTATCCTCCACCAGCACTGCGACGCCACCGCAACGTTCGACATTCTCCTTCATTCGCCCGCCGAAGACGCCGTTCTGACAGACGATGACCTTGTCCCCCGGCTCGACCAGATTAACGAAACAGGTCTCCATCCCGGCGGAACCGGGCGCAGAAACCGGCATGGTCAATGCGTTTTTGGTCTGAAAGGCGTACTGCAATAATTCCTTCAATTCATCCATCAGGCGGATAAATTCAGGATCGAGGTGTCCAATGGTCGGACGCGAAAGCGCCTCCAGGATACGGGGATGAACATCAGAGGGACCCGGTCCCATCAGGGTGCGGACAGGAGGATTAAATGATTTAACGGACATGTGATGACCCCTTTTTAAGTGAAAACGTTGGAATTAGTATCCATACAGGAAGGCTGAAAGTCGGTTTAAATATCACAAAAAATACTATCCTATCCGCTCAAAAGAACAACACCGTGAAATCCGGAAATTTGATTTTACAAAATTTAAAGCAGATAAAATATTAGATTTGCGGAATTATAACCAATAAAGTGATAGTTATCAATAAAGAGATGAAACAGATTTACTGTCGAACAGGGTGCTTTAAGTCTCCAGGTGAAACAAGGGAGGGAGTCAGCGCAACCGGTGAGGCGGTCCTGACAGTTGTAATCAGGTTGGGCCGAGACGGTCAGAAACCCTGCTCAGCGAGCCCTTCCCTCTCATCTTGATGCTGGATCATTGTTTATCGTGGTTTGTTTTCCGAGCCCCAAATGGTCCGCCCCGGGCAGGGGATTAGCATTGAATGGTTGATTAATTTTTAGGCGAATAGCTACGAAGGGAAAAGCTGCTGGCCTCGGCCTGAATTATCAACATCAAAGTACCGGGTTACCAACAGGAGCTGTTCAAAACCAAAGCAGCTAACTCGCTGGAGCCCGAGACAGACCATTACTTCTGCAGGCAGCTAGGCATTTATCCTAAAGGAGGATATTTTTATCAATTTTTTCCGGGCCACTGCTAATCGTTTGCCCAGCAGCCTCTGCTATCCCGCGCAACATCCCATTAAAAACATAATGATGAAATGGCATGACGGCATACCAGTAAAGGAGACCGAACAGGCCGCGCGGCAGAAACCGGGCAATCTGCTGCAACTCAGTCTGTCCGTCTGCAAGTCGATTCAGTCTGAAGGAAAGAACTGCTTCCCCCGGTAATTTCATTTCTGCGGAGAGCATCAGGTGCGTGCATTTTTCAACTGCTACCACACGCCAGAAATCGATGACATCTCCCGGAAAAAGTTCAGAGGCGCTTCGTCGTCCCCGGCAGAGTCCAACCCCGCCGCAGATACGATCAATAAAACCGCGAATTTCCCATAACCAGTTTGCATAGTAGTAGCCGACTTCCCCGCCGATGGAACTGACGGCTGGCCAGATGTCTTCCGGCTGGCCATTAAGAACAATTCTTCGGGCATCACTGAAAAGACTGCCGCCGGCCCAGGCCGGGTCGCCGGGGTTACTCCATTCCGCCGGGTGAATTTCCCCCGAATCGGTCCAGGAGGTCTCCACCGTATGCTGTTTAATACGATCGAGTGCAAGGCGGATCGCCTTGCGGGTATCGAAAAGTTCTTGCGGCAAAAGCTCGGCGATTCGGTTCTCCCGGCAAACCACCGGATTACTTAAACCTTCCGCCAGTGGCCGGGCAATTGACGCCGGTACCGGGGTAACCAGGTGGATCCAGTAGGAACTGAGGCGCGGAGTGAGAACCGGAACCGGAATAATCCAGCGCCTCGGCAATCCGGCTTCCTCGGCATAAACTTCCATCAATTGCCGATAGTCGATCACTTCTGGCTGGCCGATATCGAAGGTTCCGCCAACCACATCCTTATGCTCAAGACAACCGAGCAGATAATGAAGAACATTGCGGACCCCGATAGGTTGACAGGGGGTACTCACCCAGCGGGGCGTGATCATCACCGGCAGCCGGTCAACCAGATAGCGGAGGATTTCAAATGAGGCGCTACCGGAACCGATGATCATGGCCGCGCGTAGAATTGTGACAGGGACAGCTCCCTGGCGGAGAATATTGCCGACTTCGGTGCGTGACTGCAGGTGGTGACTCAGCTCACTCTGCTCTTCACCAAGCCCGCTAAGATAAATGATCTGTTCCAGGTTTGCCGCTTCTGCCGCAACGACCATATTCCGGGCTGCGGTGCGATCGGTCACCGAAAAATCTTTCACCTCCGGACTCATCGAGTGAACCAGGTAATAGGCCGCCCGGCAGCCGGCGATGGCTTGAATTAAGGCGTCGGAATCAAGGACATCACCCTTGATGATGCTTAAATTCGGATGCTGTGCCCAGGGACGATCTCTCAGCTTTTCCGGCGCCCGGACCAAAGCACGAACCTGGTAGCCGGAATCCAGCAGCCGAGGGAGAAGGCGACCACCAATGTATCCTGTTGCCCCAGCAACAAATATCGGTTTTGTGCTGACTTCCATTAATGATCTCCAGTCGGAGGTGAGGACCATAGCTATGCAACAAAAAGCAGCCGAAATCTGGTCCAAACAATCGGTTTTGCAGCCGGCTTATGGATAGACCGACAGGTTCCTAGGCAAGATAGCGCTGCAGGTAATTTTTGACCGAAAACTTACGCGCCGTATTCTCCGAAGTCATATAACGTATTTTACCGTATATTGGCCGCTCCGGCCCCCAGGCCCGGTCGTAGCGGCCAAGGCACCAGAAGATGCCACTCACCGAATTGGGATCGCGGCCGTCAAGGGCGTACTTATCATTGAGGGTTAACATGGTCTGCAAGGCAGCCTCGGCATCGCGGCTCCATTCGAGGATTTTTTTCCCCCAGAGCATGCGTAAATAATTCTGCATCCTTCCTTCGCGCAGCAGCTGATTCTGCGCTGCGTTCCAGAGGGGATCCTGGGTTTTCGCCTGTTCGAGCTGTTCCAAACTGTACAGATTGGGGCGTGGATCGTCGCGGTGTCTGGCGAGCGACCTGCGCGCCCAATCGGGGAGAGAATGATACTGATCGTAGTCCGGGCGGTACCGGGCCGCGTTGAAACCGACCTCCCGCCAGGTAAGCAGTTCATCCAGAAAGCCCTCCGCCGCTTCACTCATTCCCCACCAGCCGCTGCGTTTACCCTTGATTTCCGGCCCGAGTTTGCCGACCGACCAGCGCTCCTGCGCGACCAGTTGAGTGAATATCTGATGGCTGGAGATCTGACCAAAATGGAGATAGGGAGAGAGTTCGCTGCTGACCGTTTTTTCCGGTTCGCTGCGTTGAAGATAGTGCGGCAAGCGTTCTTCAAGGAAACGCTGCAGGTAAAAATCGGCTTCCCGCCAGCCACCGAGTTCATCGACGGGTGCAACCTGGTGATCGATGGGCAGTCGGGACAGAACCTCGGGAGCGGCCGCCAGCAATTCGACCGCTGCTGGCGACCAGTGTTGCCTGACCGCATGCGGCAGCGACTCAAGTCGGGGCAGGCTGACGCCGTCAAGGGCATCGCGCTGCGGGAATTCGAATAAATGACCGGGTAGCTGTTTCTGGAGCATGCGGCGAAATGCGTGGGCCGTGGGAAAATCCCTGTCGACCGCACCCAACGGCAACAGGCCGTTGCTGTCGACTGCCTCCAGCCTTACCCTGACCTTGTCTGCCGCAGACTGTAGCATGTGCGGATAGAAGAAACCGGGATGGTCGTCCGCGACGATCAGGCATGCCGCGCCAGCCAGCGCCTCCAGCAAACCCTTCCCCGCACCCTGCCCGGTTTCGACAAAGGGGTAGTAGTGGGCGGCAGTTGTGCCGAAATGGGCGGCATTATCGGCCATGCCGTTCAGAATAAAACGGTGCAGGCGATCACTGGCGTAAGGATAGTCGCAACGCAGGGCTTCTAAAATCAGCAGCGGTTTCTGCCGCTGCCTGGCCTGCTCGACTGCCCGCTGCAGGGCGAAATTATAAAACGGCCGGCGAAATGCGGTCATCCAGTAGAGGATGTAGTCGCCAGTGACATTGGACGGCAGATCATTTAACTGCCGGATGCGCAAGCCTGGTATCTCAGACATGGTTGCGCAGTTTTAACTCAACCGGATGAGGGTTAAGATAGACCTGCTGCCCAAGGTATGGCTGATCGTATTTGCGCACGAAATGATTCAGCAGGGTCAGCGGTACGATCAACGGTATCAGCTGGGTGCGGTAATTTTCAATCAGGGTGATGACCTCCTGCTTTTCATCCGCACTGAGCTGTTTTTTGAAGTAACCGAGAATATGTTGCAGGACGTTGGCATGTTTGGCCACACTGGTTTTCACATGCAAGGCCTTCAGCAACTGTTGCAGATAGTCCCGATAAAGGATATCGACATCCAGATTGCCGGCTTCGGCGATCAGCTTACCCATCTGTCGGTAGCTCTCGACGCTGTGAGCCATAAGCAGATATTTGTGTCGGGTATGGAAATCGATCAGCAGTTTCGCCGATCTCCCCTGCGCCAGCGATGCGCGCCAGCGCTTCAGAACAAAAATCGCTTCGATGAAATTCTCCCGCAAAAGGGGATCATGCAACCGCCCATCTTCCTCGACCGGAAGGAGGGGGAAGTGTGCCATGAAGACTCTGGCGAACAGACCGACGCCGGTCTTGTTCGGCACGCCGTTACGGTCGTATAGACGAACCCGCTCCATACCGCTGCTCGGTGACTTCGACTTGAAGACGAAGCCAGCGAGATCCTCTTTTTCCAGCAGCCTGACCCGTTGCTCTGCCCAGGAGGTCATCCGCTCGGTGATATCTTCACCACTTTTTGAAAACACCAGACGTTGCTCGTCCGGGGTGCCGACCAGACGCAGGGTTTCACGCGGAGTCGGAAGGCCGACTTCGACTTCGGGGCAGACCGGGACATAGTCAACATAGCGACCGAGGGTTTCGGTCAGAAAGCGATCAAGCTGGTGGCTGCCGTCGAAGCGAACTTTTTCACCGAGCAGGCAGGAACTTATTCCAAGGCGGATGGTTTCTGCTGTCATATGGTTTTCTCCTGAATAAACAAGGTCACTCAACAATGCTAACAGAAAACCGTTCCTCCAGCTGATGCCAGCTCCTGGGAATGTAATAAGTAGTACCTGAATAGGCGATTTTGAATGATAAAGCAGAGAGAGTCGGCAGGCATTTTTTTGAACGAGACATTATCCTTAATGCCGAGGTTGAAACGCTGAGGGACTTTATGGCGACGCCGTCCAGATTCCTCTGTTCGGCAAGCAGCGTTGGTTGACGGAAATCAGGCATATCCGTGAGGGAGAATATTTTGTTTATGAACAGCGGATCAAACTTTTGCAGCCCCCTCAAAGTTACAGCCGGTTATAACCATTGAGCGCCGCGACCCGATAGGCCTCGGCCATGGTTGGGTAGTTGAAGGTGGTGTTAATGAAATACTTGACGTTGTTGTGCGGTACAGGCTGGGCCATGATCGCCTGACCGATGTGGAGAATTTCAGCCGCGTTATGACCGAAACAGTGGATGCCGAGGAGTTCGAGCGTCTCGCGATGAAAGAGTAATTTGAGCATGCCCGCCTTGTGCCCGGTGATCTGACCGCGAGCCAGGTTGCGGAAAAAGGCATGCCCCACTTCGTAAGGGACGCACTTCTCGGTCAGCTGGCGTTCGGTTTCGCCCAGACAGCTGATTTCGGGAGTGGTATAGATGCCGGTCGGAATATTGCTGACCAATCGGTCGTCACAGTACCCGTCAACAATGTGTGTCCCGGCGAAGCGTCCTTGATCGTAGGCGGCACTCGCCAGGTTGGGGAAACCGACAATATCCCCAACCGCATAAATATGGGGCTGGACCGTCTGATAGGCGGCATTCACCGCGATGTTGCCGCGATGATCTACCTGAATCCCCAACGCCTCAAGCCCCATCCCGGTGGAATTCCCACTGCGGCCGTTGGCCCAGAGCAGCAAGTCTGATTTGATGACCTTGCCGGTCTTCAGGTGCAGCACCACACCACCGTCAGTCACCTCAACCCGTTCATACTCCTCATTCTGACGGATCAGGATCCCCTGCTCATCACGCATGTGATAGCTGAGGGCATTACTGATCTCTTCATCGAGGAATTCAAGCAGGCGCTCCCGCGTATTAACCAGATTGACCCTCACCCCGAGATCTTTAAACGCTGAAGCGTACTCGCAGCCGATCACCCCGGCGCCGTAAACCGTCATCGTAGTAGGGAGTTCTTTCAACTGCAGGATCGTGTCGCTATCAACCACCCGGGGATGGTCAAAGTCAATGTCGTCCGGCCGATAGGGGTGCGAACCGGTCGCCAGCACGAAATAGTCGGCGGTGAACCGGTTAGGATTGGCGGAGGTATCGCTGATCTCAATGGTATGGGTATCGACAAAGCGGGCCGTCCCATCGATAACCTTGACGTCGTTGCGTAGGTAAAACCCTTCTCGATCGCGAACCTGCTGCCCCACAACTTCGGCCACGGTCGTCAACAGTTCAGCAGCGGTGACCTTGGCCTGCTGGCTGCGATTAAACAGGCGGCTGCTCTTCTGTTCGGCGTACTGCTGCACCAGATGAATAATCGTTTTGCTCGGGATCGTCCCCGAATGCGTGCAGCCCCCCCCGACAAAGGAGTCTCTTTCGACTATGGCAACCGACTTGCCGGACTTGGCGAGCTTGATCGAAGCCCCTTCACCTCCAGGGCCGCTGCCAATAACAATGACATCAAAGTGCGTCTTCGGCGTTTCCATCTTGAAATCTCGTCTCTGATTGCTTAAAACTTTGCCCGCGATCTGTTGATCGGGGAGGGTATCGCCAAATATGGATCAATTACCATGGTGACAAGCTGTCCAGCCAACAACTAAGCTTACTGTCGCACCAGGCGCAGGATACGTGGTTCGTGACAACAGTTGGTGCGAAAGGGGTTGATATCCAGACCGCCACGCCGCGTATACCAGGCTTGCACGCTGAGCTCCCGTGGTCGACAGGTCCGTTGAAGGTCAACAAAGATCCGCTCGACACACTGTTCATGAAATTCGTTGTGCTGACGAAAGGAGATCAGATACCGCAGCAGAGCCTCGCGGTCGATCCTGGCCCCGGAATATTCAATAAGAATTGAACCCCAGTCGGGTTGATTGGTCACCAGACAATTACTCTTGAGCAGGTGACTGTGCAGAATTTCGCTGACCTGATTGTCGGCATCAGCCTTCAGCCCTGCGGGTTGCAGCTGATAGTTATCGATGTGCAGATCTAGGTCATCCAGACAATCTCCGGGCAGGGAATCAAGCTGGCTCCCGGCGGTGCTCAGTCTCAACAACTCTACCCGGACCGGTGCGCCGCTGACGGCGGAAAGATCTGTCGTCAGGGTCCGTTGTACCTTATCCCAACTATCGATAGAGGTCTGATTAAAGGAATTGAGGTACAGCTTGAACGACTTCGATTCAATTAAAAAAGGGGATTCACAAGCGAAGAAAAACCGCGCCATGGCAACCTGCGGCATCCCCTTGAGGTTCAGCCAGGAGAGTTCATAGCCGTTCCACAAATCACCACCGGAAAAAGGGAGGCTGCCCTCTACGCCGATTTCATCGCGCTTGACCTGTCGCGGAAAGGGACAGAGCAAAGCGGGATCATATTGCGAGATATAGGCAGTCGCTTTGCCGAGGGGGATATTGTTCGGGTAATCACTCAAGACAGCTCTTCTTTCGTACAATTTAGGGGGAGCAGCAGTTTCCGTCAGCAGGCCTGTTTTTGTCAATCGACAGGCCGATCTTCTGTCTCGGCTTGACCAGGATGAGGCGCCATCGGCTATAGTGAAAATTATAGCAAAGGAGGCTGCGCATGAGCGATGATCACTGCCCAACCCCGAAGATGCACCCCAAGCATCTGTGCAAATTGAAAAAGCTGGGTCAAGCTGAAGAACTCAGGGCGCGCAACAACACACCGACCGTAACCTGCGACAAGTGTGGTGCCCGGGGCAATCAACCCGAAGATGTTTGTCGTCCGCAATCAGGCAGATAAACCAGAAGCTGTTTCAGCAAACTTCAACCTGGGCCATTATCTGCCCTTTACCACGAAGTAAGAGGTCCTCCATGAAGAAATTCAAGCAGGTTAATGTCATCAAAAAAGCAAACATTTATTTCAACGGCAAGGTCACCAGCCGCACCCTTGTTTTCGATGATAGCTCCATCAAGACCCTCGGCATTATGCTGCCGGGAGAGTATCTCTTCAACACCGACAGTAAAGAAGTTATGGAGATCCTGTCGGGAGACCTTGAGGTCCTGCTACCGGATGATGACAACTGGATAACAGTGACAAGCGGGGGATCGTTCGAAGTACCTGCGCAATCCAAGTTTGAGCTGAAGGTCAAAACCATTACCGACTACTGTTGTTCCTTCGTTGTCTAACCACCACCGCCGGGTGAGGACAGCCTGTCTTCACCCGGCGGAATGAATTCAACCACCTTTGATGTAGTTTTCCAGCTGACCGATAATAAACTCTTTTTCGGCGATTGAAGCCTTGACCAGATCGCCGATTGAAATCAAGCCGACCAGCTTGTCAGCCTCCATAACCGGCAGATGACGACAACGCTTTTCGGTCACCAGCGCCATACATTCCTCAACTGTCTGTTCAGGACGGGTGTAATAAATATCTCGCGTCATGATCGCGCGCACCTTGGTCATCGGCGAAGAAAGCCCGTGCAGTACGACCTTGCGCGCGTAATCACGCTCAGAGAGCATCCCGACCAAACTTCCGGAATCCATCACCATGAGCGCCCCGACATCTTCCTGTGCCATCAGCGCGAGGGCGCTCAGCACAGTGGCATCGGCCTCAACGCTATACATGATCCCCCCCTTGCTACGCAGAACATCTCTGACAGTTTTGACCATGGCAAGCTCCTTTAGTTTGGCAACGGCTCAATTTGATTACAGTTTATCGAAGAGAGTGGCCATGTCAATGTCCCGCGTTTCACCTGACGCTGGCATCTCCGAAAACCCTGACAAAGCAACTCAGGATTTAAACAGACCCCGATCGAGCATCCCGAATGCGTTGAAGTTACGCCCGATCGTCAGACGGATCGCCAGCACCACGGCCAACGCCGTGCCACTGAAAATGGCAAGCATAATCGCGATCTGATACTTGATGGCGGTCATCGGATTTCCGCCGCCCAGAATCACACCAGTCATCATGCCAGGCAGGGCAACCAGACCGATAGTCGAAATGGTCGCGATGGTTGGAGCCAGAGCCGCGCGGCAGGCCTCACGCATAAAGGGGAACAGGGCTTCGCTCTGACTCGCCCCCTGAGAAAGTTCGAGCTGATAGAGCTTCTCTTTTTTACGCAGTCCTGTGTAAAAGC
Above is a genomic segment from Geopsychrobacter electrodiphilus DSM 16401 containing:
- a CDS encoding malate synthase is translated as MRTTAKTNGDPQLQIRDNLAADYADIYTPEALVALTFMSQFNAEQKRLMMERTKRRTARIKERKAIGFLAPDAVIQGTGIRVQDARDGKFVGAVIPHDLQRQWIQGTGPAAKPNSPVKANLRNVAYALLSGADGWMFDGEDALGQITTMSLDNQRSLKLAIARDPLFYEVAEQVAVEMNAWAREFFGREIIADWRSQLDFTTKIFRARGLHLDDRHIRVDGQSLSASAVDMCLYVVNNYKNLLKDGSSIVLYLPKIQTAEEAGFWSRMLTALEGHLSLAEGTIKVYVLVEQLEQTFQLMEIRAALGLHFVGFNTGRWDYINSVSDATSWDMDFVNPNIESIVMTYGYMRNYEDRVRRAVNTPDAKGNFALWQGGMEPNIPVGSKEGVASSMKKAKAGAEREQREGASGKWIAHWKMAHIIRPVWEVVGEANQLGRNFAPLGYTAEDAAGLTLLEPAPRTVRGARNLLSVALQYGNAFGQGMQAAALKPADFFGNDDILYLMEDMATGEIRLSILWEWIHKGAALTEDDTESGLKAGDVFNLEIFNRLLEEEYAKLLAANNRDVYDASKITTLPIARAIVEAYVLDPVKAPWYIDLLNINLNNEDLGVARQRIAQYLDAYKNTGVRITENLDTISAACR
- a CDS encoding pyridoxal-phosphate-dependent aminotransferase family protein — translated: MSVKSFNPPVRTLMGPGPSDVHPRILEALSRPTIGHLDPEFIRLMDELKELLQYAFQTKNALTMPVSAPGSAGMETCFVNLVEPGDKVIVCQNGVFGGRMKENVERCGGVAVLVEDTWGEAIDIGKLEEALKAHPDAKIIAMVQAETSTGAQSDVAALVTLAHAHDCLTIVDAVTSLGGTPLKVDEWGIDAIYSGSQKCLSCTPGLSPVSFNERAQEKILTRKTRVQSWFLDLTLVMGYWGSGTRRAYHHTAPINALYSLHESLLMLQEEGLENAWARHHKNHLALRAGLEAMGLKFIVKEGERLPQLNAVTIPAGVDEAVVRGRLLGEYNLEIGAGLGALAGKVWRIGLMGHSSRAENILLCIGALEAVLSDMGADITSGVALSAMQKALG
- a CDS encoding SDR family oxidoreductase, which codes for MEVSTKPIFVAGATGYIGGRLLPRLLDSGYQVRALVRAPEKLRDRPWAQHPNLSIIKGDVLDSDALIQAIAGCRAAYYLVHSMSPEVKDFSVTDRTAARNMVVAAEAANLEQIIYLSGLGEEQSELSHHLQSRTEVGNILRQGAVPVTILRAAMIIGSGSASFEILRYLVDRLPVMITPRWVSTPCQPIGVRNVLHYLLGCLEHKDVVGGTFDIGQPEVIDYRQLMEVYAEEAGLPRRWIIPVPVLTPRLSSYWIHLVTPVPASIARPLAEGLSNPVVCRENRIAELLPQELFDTRKAIRLALDRIKQHTVETSWTDSGEIHPAEWSNPGDPAWAGGSLFSDARRIVLNGQPEDIWPAVSSIGGEVGYYYANWLWEIRGFIDRICGGVGLCRGRRSASELFPGDVIDFWRVVAVEKCTHLMLSAEMKLPGEAVLSFRLNRLADGQTELQQIARFLPRGLFGLLYWYAVMPFHHYVFNGMLRGIAEAAGQTISSGPEKIDKNILL
- a CDS encoding YbgA family protein, giving the protein MTAETIRLGISSCLLGEKVRFDGSHQLDRFLTETLGRYVDYVPVCPEVEVGLPTPRETLRLVGTPDEQRLVFSKSGEDITERMTSWAEQRVRLLEKEDLAGFVFKSKSPSSGMERVRLYDRNGVPNKTGVGLFARVFMAHFPLLPVEEDGRLHDPLLRENFIEAIFVLKRWRASLAQGRSAKLLIDFHTRHKYLLMAHSVESYRQMGKLIAEAGNLDVDILYRDYLQQLLKALHVKTSVAKHANVLQHILGYFKKQLSADEKQEVITLIENYRTQLIPLIVPLTLLNHFVRKYDQPYLGQQVYLNPHPVELKLRNHV
- the sthA gene encoding Si-specific NAD(P)(+) transhydrogenase produces the protein METPKTHFDVIVIGSGPGGEGASIKLAKSGKSVAIVERDSFVGGGCTHSGTIPSKTIIHLVQQYAEQKSSRLFNRSQQAKVTAAELLTTVAEVVGQQVRDREGFYLRNDVKVIDGTARFVDTHTIEISDTSANPNRFTADYFVLATGSHPYRPDDIDFDHPRVVDSDTILQLKELPTTMTVYGAGVIGCEYASAFKDLGVRVNLVNTRERLLEFLDEEISNALSYHMRDEQGILIRQNEEYERVEVTDGGVVLHLKTGKVIKSDLLLWANGRSGNSTGMGLEALGIQVDHRGNIAVNAAYQTVQPHIYAVGDIVGFPNLASAAYDQGRFAGTHIVDGYCDDRLVSNIPTGIYTTPEISCLGETERQLTEKCVPYEVGHAFFRNLARGQITGHKAGMLKLLFHRETLELLGIHCFGHNAAEILHIGQAIMAQPVPHNNVKYFINTTFNYPTMAEAYRVAALNGYNRL
- the queF gene encoding NADPH-dependent 7-cyano-7-deazaguanine reductase QueF (Catalyzes the NADPH-dependent reduction of 7-cyano-7-deazaguanine (preQ0) to 7-aminomethyl-7-deazaguanine (preQ1) in queuosine biosynthesis); protein product: MSDYPNNIPLGKATAYISQYDPALLCPFPRQVKRDEIGVEGSLPFSGGDLWNGYELSWLNLKGMPQVAMARFFFACESPFLIESKSFKLYLNSFNQTSIDSWDKVQRTLTTDLSAVSGAPVRVELLRLSTAGSQLDSLPGDCLDDLDLHIDNYQLQPAGLKADADNQVSEILHSHLLKSNCLVTNQPDWGSILIEYSGARIDREALLRYLISFRQHNEFHEQCVERIFVDLQRTCRPRELSVQAWYTRRGGLDINPFRTNCCHEPRILRLVRQ
- a CDS encoding pyrimidine/purine nucleoside phosphorylase, with amino-acid sequence MKKFKQVNVIKKANIYFNGKVTSRTLVFDDSSIKTLGIMLPGEYLFNTDSKEVMEILSGDLEVLLPDDDNWITVTSGGSFEVPAQSKFELKVKTITDYCCSFVV
- a CDS encoding CBS domain-containing protein; its protein translation is MVKTVRDVLRSKGGIMYSVEADATVLSALALMAQEDVGALMVMDSGSLVGMLSERDYARKVVLHGLSSPMTKVRAIMTRDIYYTRPEQTVEECMALVTEKRCRHLPVMEADKLVGLISIGDLVKASIAEKEFIIGQLENYIKGG